One part of the Gossypium raimondii isolate GPD5lz chromosome 1, ASM2569854v1, whole genome shotgun sequence genome encodes these proteins:
- the LOC105787110 gene encoding ethylene-responsive transcription factor ERF024 → MQYNKGSSSGGGSAATGRHPVYKGVRRRANGKWVSEIREPRKPTRIWLGTFPTPEMAAIAYDVAALALKGRHAELNFPNSAASLPVPASTSPTDIQAAATSAATALGAANDALVGSNSPVSAERPSTGNDFVDEDMIFDMPNVLVNMAEGMLLSPPRFDHPPPADESGDSENLWKFP, encoded by the coding sequence GCAGCGACGGGGCGGCACCCGGTTTATAAAGGAGTAAGACGTCGGGCTAATGGGAAATGGGTGTCTGAAATTAGAGAGCCAAGGAAACCTACTAGAATTTGGCTTGGTACATTTCCTACACCTGAAATGGCTGCCATTGCTTATGATGTAGCCGCACTTGCTTTAAAAGGTCGACATGCAGAGCTTAATTTTCCGAATTCGGCTGCTTCTTTACCGGTTCCTGCATCGACTTCCCCGACTGATATCCAAGCCGCTGCTACCTCGGCGGCGACCGCTTTAGGGGCTGCGAATGATGCTTTAGTCGGGAGCAACAGTCCGGTATCAGCGGAGAGACCGAGTACCGGGAATGATTTTGTCGATGAAGATATGATATTCGATATGCCTAATGTTCTTGTCAATATGGCTGAAGGGATGCTTCTTAGTCCTCCTCGTTTCGATCATCCACCGCCGGCCGATGAGTCCGGTGACTCCGAGAACCTATGGAAATTCCCTTAA